One part of the Bradyrhizobium sp. CB1650 genome encodes these proteins:
- a CDS encoding GntP family permease: MGLLGLLVGLGLLVVFAFRGWSVLLLAPFAALVATLFGGEPLLANLTQVFMVSAAGFLAQFFPIFLLGAVFGKLMDDSGAVTSVAGFMAERLGERRVVLAVVLAGALVTYGGVSLFVAFFVIVPMARSLFRAAAIPRRLIPAAIVLGTSTFTMSALPGTPSIQNAIPMPFFGTTPFAAPGLGIVASLVMLATGLWWLHRAELAARRAGEGYGEDTEDATERAAADEFVRERATTAREFDPAELQHGRRSGAPSPVVSAILPLVVVVAVNLLMSLVVLPRLDVSYLAEPRFGSTSLAAVAGVWSVAVALAAAIVATIVLNWTRLPELRQTMDAGANASVLPALSVASLVGFGAVVASLPAFTLVRDWVLAIEGGPLVSLAVATNILAALTGSASGGLTIALDALGQTYVELAARNGIDLGLMHRVAVIGSGTLDILPHNGAVVSLLAICGLTHRDSYFDIVMVGIVTSLLALVVVIGLGSLLGSF; the protein is encoded by the coding sequence ATGGGTCTTCTCGGCCTCCTCGTCGGGCTCGGCCTGCTCGTGGTGTTTGCCTTTCGCGGCTGGAGCGTTCTGCTGCTCGCGCCGTTCGCCGCGCTCGTCGCCACGCTGTTCGGCGGCGAGCCGCTACTTGCGAACCTGACACAGGTGTTCATGGTGAGCGCAGCCGGATTCCTGGCGCAATTCTTCCCGATCTTCCTGCTCGGCGCGGTCTTCGGCAAGCTGATGGACGACAGCGGCGCCGTCACATCTGTCGCGGGCTTCATGGCGGAGCGTCTCGGCGAGCGGCGCGTGGTGCTCGCGGTCGTGCTGGCCGGTGCGCTCGTCACCTATGGCGGCGTCAGCCTGTTCGTTGCGTTCTTCGTCATCGTGCCGATGGCCCGGTCGCTGTTCCGTGCCGCCGCGATTCCGCGCCGGTTGATTCCGGCCGCGATCGTGCTGGGGACGTCGACCTTCACCATGTCGGCCCTGCCGGGCACGCCGTCGATCCAGAATGCCATCCCGATGCCGTTCTTCGGCACGACGCCCTTTGCCGCGCCGGGCCTCGGCATCGTCGCTTCGCTGGTGATGCTGGCTACTGGATTGTGGTGGCTGCATCGCGCCGAGCTAGCGGCGCGCCGCGCCGGCGAAGGCTATGGCGAGGACACTGAGGATGCGACCGAGCGCGCTGCCGCCGACGAGTTCGTGCGCGAACGCGCCACGACGGCGCGGGAGTTCGACCCGGCGGAGCTGCAGCACGGCCGTCGCAGCGGCGCGCCGTCGCCGGTCGTGAGCGCCATCCTGCCGCTGGTCGTCGTCGTGGCCGTCAATCTCCTGATGTCGCTCGTTGTGCTGCCGCGGCTCGACGTTAGTTATCTCGCTGAGCCGCGCTTCGGCAGCACATCGCTCGCGGCGGTCGCGGGCGTGTGGTCGGTTGCGGTTGCGTTGGCCGCCGCCATCGTCGCGACCATCGTGCTGAATTGGACCCGGCTGCCGGAACTGCGGCAGACCATGGATGCCGGCGCCAATGCATCGGTGCTGCCGGCGCTGAGTGTCGCGAGCCTCGTCGGCTTCGGCGCGGTTGTAGCTTCGCTGCCGGCCTTCACCTTGGTACGCGACTGGGTGCTCGCGATCGAAGGCGGCCCACTGGTGTCGCTTGCAGTTGCGACCAACATCCTGGCCGCGCTGACCGGCTCCGCTTCGGGCGGCCTGACCATCGCGCTCGATGCGCTCGGCCAGACCTATGTTGAGCTTGCCGCGCGCAACGGGATCGATCTCGGGCTGATGCATCGCGTGGCGGTGATCGGTTCGGGGACGCTGGACATCCTGCCGCACAACGGCGCCGTGGTCAGCCTGCTCGCGATCTGCGGCCTGACGCATCGCGACAGCTATTTCGACATCGTGATGGTCGGCATTGTGACATCGTTGCTGGCGCTGGTGGTCGTGATCGGATTGGGCAGCTTGCTCGGATCGTTCTAG
- a CDS encoding TetR/AcrR family transcriptional regulator: MAQEKSSGECRPRGRPQLRSDEETKQIVFDAARHAFAVDGYAATSTEELARRAGISTKTLYRLFPGKAALFEGMVADRLTRLLSDVNLKATDDLDIEKGLRAALLACADLALDPEVVALQRIILQESAEFPELAATFYENGIARTAAALAGWLRVQVGRKRIAVDDAEEAAGILIGMIASAPQRAAIFGSVPLPSRKQIERRVSICAALFLDGCRVTSK; encoded by the coding sequence ATGGCTCAGGAAAAATCGTCCGGGGAATGCCGTCCGCGCGGGCGGCCGCAACTGCGCAGTGACGAGGAGACGAAGCAGATCGTCTTCGACGCCGCACGTCACGCCTTCGCCGTCGACGGCTATGCCGCCACCAGCACCGAAGAGCTGGCGCGTCGCGCCGGCATCTCGACCAAGACGCTCTATCGGCTGTTTCCGGGCAAGGCTGCTCTGTTCGAGGGCATGGTGGCCGACCGCCTTACGCGACTGCTATCCGATGTGAACCTCAAGGCCACCGACGATCTGGACATCGAGAAGGGACTTCGCGCGGCGTTGCTCGCCTGCGCCGATCTCGCGCTCGATCCCGAGGTCGTCGCGCTTCAACGCATCATCCTGCAGGAATCTGCCGAATTCCCCGAACTTGCCGCGACCTTCTATGAGAACGGCATCGCGCGCACGGCCGCGGCACTCGCTGGCTGGCTGCGCGTCCAGGTCGGGCGCAAGCGCATTGCGGTCGACGATGCCGAGGAAGCCGCCGGCATCTTGATCGGCATGATCGCCTCGGCGCCGCAGCGCGCGGCGATCTTCGGCAGCGTGCCGTTGCCCTCGCGCAAGCAGATCGAGCGACGCGTGAGCATCTGTGCCGCACTCTTCCTCGACGGCTGTCGCGTGACATCAAAGTAA
- a CDS encoding ATP-dependent Clp protease adaptor ClpS — MGNMRSEREPARLVIHNDDDTPDEFVIELLCRVFGKSEREAIALIARIEQKEKAACGPYPQSVAEALFKSAQQYISLARHGLKITLEEIKTPCELCGKPEGQTDVRLGSRTIWLCSDCIRAADSTSDEPEEEFDYACDVLDWHFTNIPRSKLVTTVRQFPGHMRADVQAAIDRLSNSAIRLYGINEEQRYETLSISRLLREGRHAQALAPLQYFDLEIGETSPVKCLDNGLWLCANGDLRYAVLLCVHREYSRESGIRIEIAVPSGAAGAALVQECFGELEQAVQAARTYRGKILSLDADSDYRGRSRGITVHRLPPVARSEVILPEQTLRLLDRNVLNFVGTRDQLRRFGQSTRKGILLYGPPGTGKTHTIRYLATHLPGHTTLIITAEQMGLLSAYMSLARLLQPSMVVIEDVDLIARDRDDMGPCEESLLNKLLNEMDGLKEDADILFVLTTNRPEDLEGALAGRPGRIDQAIEVPLPDETGRSKLVRLYGKGLPLEDAVVAEAARRSEGTSCAFIKELMRRLAQASLARDGGNSIISADIDEALDDMLFSGGRLNARLLGGAQQMAAG; from the coding sequence ATGGGCAATATGCGGAGCGAGCGCGAGCCGGCCCGGCTCGTGATCCACAATGACGACGACACGCCGGATGAGTTTGTGATCGAGCTGCTCTGCCGGGTTTTCGGCAAGTCGGAGCGTGAGGCGATCGCCCTGATCGCCAGGATCGAGCAAAAGGAAAAAGCCGCCTGTGGTCCCTACCCGCAATCCGTCGCTGAAGCGCTTTTCAAATCCGCCCAACAATACATCTCTCTCGCGCGGCACGGCCTGAAGATCACGCTCGAAGAAATCAAGACGCCATGCGAGCTCTGCGGCAAGCCAGAGGGGCAGACGGACGTGCGACTTGGCAGCCGCACGATCTGGCTGTGCAGCGACTGCATTCGGGCAGCAGACAGCACCTCGGACGAACCGGAAGAAGAGTTCGACTATGCCTGCGACGTGCTGGACTGGCACTTCACCAACATCCCGCGCAGCAAGCTCGTGACAACGGTTCGCCAGTTTCCCGGCCACATGCGGGCAGATGTCCAGGCGGCCATTGATCGGCTGTCCAACTCCGCGATCCGACTGTACGGCATCAACGAGGAACAGCGCTACGAGACCCTGTCGATTTCACGGCTTCTCCGCGAAGGGCGCCATGCACAGGCGCTCGCCCCGCTGCAGTATTTCGATCTTGAGATCGGCGAGACCAGTCCGGTCAAATGCCTCGACAACGGGCTATGGCTGTGCGCGAACGGTGATCTGCGCTATGCCGTATTGCTCTGTGTACATCGCGAATACAGCCGTGAGAGCGGCATCCGGATCGAGATCGCGGTGCCCTCTGGAGCCGCAGGCGCGGCCCTCGTCCAGGAGTGCTTCGGCGAGCTCGAGCAAGCTGTGCAAGCTGCACGCACCTATCGCGGCAAGATCCTTTCGCTGGATGCGGATAGCGACTATCGCGGTCGCTCGCGCGGCATCACCGTGCACCGATTGCCGCCTGTCGCACGCAGCGAGGTGATCCTGCCGGAGCAGACCCTGCGGCTGCTCGATCGCAACGTGCTGAATTTCGTCGGCACCCGCGACCAACTGCGCCGGTTCGGCCAATCGACACGCAAGGGTATTTTGCTGTACGGCCCGCCGGGCACCGGCAAGACCCACACGATCCGTTACCTCGCGACGCATCTTCCGGGCCATACGACACTGATCATCACCGCAGAGCAAATGGGCCTTCTCAGCGCCTATATGAGCCTTGCCCGGCTGCTTCAGCCTTCAATGGTGGTGATCGAGGATGTCGACCTCATTGCACGCGACCGCGACGATATGGGACCGTGCGAGGAGTCCCTGCTGAACAAGCTGCTCAATGAAATGGACGGGCTGAAGGAGGATGCGGACATCCTGTTCGTTCTGACCACCAACCGGCCGGAGGATCTCGAAGGCGCGCTCGCTGGCCGCCCTGGCCGCATCGACCAAGCCATCGAAGTGCCGCTGCCCGACGAGACCGGCCGCAGCAAACTGGTTCGGCTCTACGGCAAAGGGTTGCCGCTCGAGGACGCGGTCGTCGCTGAGGCTGCCCGGCGCAGCGAAGGTACGAGCTGTGCCTTCATCAAGGAATTGATGCGGCGGCTGGCGCAGGCGAGCCTTGCTCGCGATGGTGGCAACTCCATCATCTCCGCCGACATCGACGAGGCGCTCGACGACATGCTGTTCTCCGGCGGCCGGCTCAATGCGCGGCTCCTGGGCGGTGCGCAGCAGATGGCGGCCGGGTGA
- a CDS encoding patatin-like phospholipase family protein, with protein sequence MKRDAVLIDLALQGGGSHGAFAWGVLDRLLEEKWLEIAAISGTSAGAMNAAVLADGWTAGGAEGARDALEQYWRRVSRAAAFSPLQRSPLDRLMGRWTLDTSPAYILTDLMSRVLSPYDLNPTGYNPLRAVLAESIDFERLARSPIKLFITATRVRTGRGRIFRNAEITPEVLLASACLPTMFRAIEIDGEPYWDGGFAGNPTITPLVRESDAYDTILVQINPTERPEEPRTAAEILNRLNEISFNSPLMKELRMIALLRQAADPGSGEGARWAKMRTHRVKSDMLAKFGASSKLNAEWEFISMLRAEGRLAAQAFLDEHGMDVGRRSTADLDILLAEC encoded by the coding sequence GGGGCGTGCTCGATCGTCTCCTCGAGGAAAAATGGCTCGAGATCGCCGCGATCTCCGGTACATCAGCCGGCGCGATGAACGCGGCAGTGCTGGCGGATGGCTGGACCGCCGGCGGCGCCGAAGGCGCGCGGGATGCGCTCGAGCAGTATTGGCGGCGCGTCTCGCGGGCCGCGGCCTTCAGTCCGCTGCAGCGCTCGCCGCTCGACCGGCTGATGGGGCGCTGGACGCTCGATACCTCGCCGGCCTACATCCTCACCGACCTGATGTCGCGGGTGCTCTCGCCCTACGATCTCAATCCGACCGGCTACAATCCGCTGCGCGCGGTGCTGGCTGAGAGCATCGATTTTGAGCGCCTCGCACGCTCGCCGATCAAACTGTTCATCACCGCGACGCGGGTGCGGACGGGACGCGGCCGCATCTTCCGCAATGCGGAGATCACGCCGGAGGTGCTGCTGGCGTCGGCCTGCCTGCCAACCATGTTCCGCGCGATCGAGATCGACGGCGAGCCCTATTGGGACGGCGGCTTCGCCGGCAACCCGACGATCACGCCGCTGGTGCGCGAAAGCGACGCCTACGACACCATTCTGGTGCAGATCAATCCGACCGAGCGGCCGGAAGAACCGCGGACGGCAGCGGAGATCCTCAACCGCCTGAATGAGATCTCCTTCAACTCGCCGCTGATGAAGGAATTGCGCATGATCGCGCTGCTGCGCCAGGCCGCCGATCCCGGCAGCGGCGAGGGCGCGCGCTGGGCGAAGATGCGGACGCACAGAGTGAAGAGCGACATGCTGGCGAAGTTCGGCGCGTCGTCGAAGCTCAATGCGGAGTGGGAATTCATCTCGATGCTCCGGGCCGAGGGGCGGCTGGCCGCGCAAGCGTTTCTCGACGAGCATGGCATGGACGTCGGCCGGCGCTCAACCGCCGATCTCGATATTCTGCTGGCGGAGTGCTGA
- a CDS encoding enoyl-CoA hydratase, with the protein MTDQVRTESSGGILTLTLTRPDKKNALTDAMYGKLADTIESAEFDPSARVLLIRGEGDMFTAGNDVGEFAAVASGKSEGSRNVVRFIQSLARCTRPLVAAVQGRAVGVGTTMLLHCDLVVLADNAQLSTPFVSLALVPEAASSLLMPARIGYARAYEMFALGETVPAKSALEWGLANRVVPLDRLDTEALALAQRLARQPAGALTATKRLMRNGEALVAQMNAEGEQFAQRLRTAEAREAFTAFAERRPPDFTRVA; encoded by the coding sequence ATGACCGACCAGGTGCGGACCGAGAGCAGCGGCGGAATTCTCACTCTCACACTGACGCGTCCCGACAAGAAGAACGCGCTGACGGATGCGATGTATGGCAAACTCGCCGACACCATCGAATCCGCCGAGTTCGATCCGTCGGCACGCGTCCTGCTGATCCGCGGCGAGGGCGACATGTTCACGGCCGGCAACGATGTCGGCGAGTTCGCGGCGGTGGCGAGCGGCAAGTCCGAAGGCAGCCGCAACGTCGTGCGCTTCATCCAATCGCTGGCGCGCTGCACCCGTCCGCTGGTCGCGGCTGTGCAGGGCCGCGCCGTCGGCGTCGGCACCACGATGCTGCTGCATTGCGACCTCGTCGTGCTCGCCGACAATGCGCAATTGTCGACGCCGTTCGTCAGCCTCGCGCTGGTGCCGGAGGCCGCCTCGAGCCTGCTGATGCCGGCGCGCATCGGCTACGCGCGCGCATATGAAATGTTTGCCCTTGGCGAAACCGTTCCCGCCAAATCTGCGCTGGAATGGGGCCTCGCCAATCGGGTGGTGCCGCTCGACAGGCTCGATACCGAGGCGCTCGCGCTGGCCCAGCGCTTGGCTCGCCAGCCGGCCGGCGCACTGACCGCGACCAAGCGGCTGATGCGCAACGGCGAGGCGCTGGTCGCGCAGATGAACGCCGAAGGCGAGCAGTTCGCGCAGCGCCTGCGCACGGCCGAGGCGCGCGAGGCGTTCACGGCCTTCGCCGAGCGCCGCCCGCCCGATTTCACGCGGGTCGCGTGA
- a CDS encoding MDR family MFS transporter: MSNSLSISTPAPAAPAATSDPAISDPNRASATIWVAVFAAMIGAFMAILNIQITNASLLNIEGGIGTGVDNGSWISTSYLIGEIIVIPLTDYLSRVFSFRNIMLSFATLFAVFSVACAFTHDLPSMIAMRGFQGFFGGVLIPMAFTLVFTKLPKAQQPIGLAMFSLAVTFAPAIGPTIGGYLTENFGWQTIFFVNVVPTAVMVITLFFTLERQPLQLGLLHEGDWFGIATMAVGLASLQAVLEEGNKDDWFGSPFIVRLAIIAAVSLSLFVYNELVVEKPLLRLRLLTQWNFGVGTIAAVFLGFALFGSVYLLPGYLGQVQGYNAEQIGNVLAWTGLPQLLLIPLVPKLMQRFDTRYIATVGLLLFAASSFMNIMMSLDYAGDQFFAPNVVRAVGQALTLAPLSALSLGSVAPQDAAAASGISNMMRNLGGAIGTAVLATIVTKREQFHSNIIGQSVTLGREEVRSRIAQLTNYFIAHGVPDPNAAREQAIVALGKTVKRQALVMGFSDTFAVIGVVLVLAAIAVLLTRRVKAAGGPAH; the protein is encoded by the coding sequence ATGTCAAACAGCCTCTCAATCTCGACGCCAGCACCCGCAGCACCGGCCGCGACGTCTGATCCCGCGATCAGCGACCCCAATCGCGCCAGCGCAACGATCTGGGTCGCCGTGTTTGCGGCGATGATCGGCGCCTTCATGGCGATCCTGAACATCCAGATCACCAATGCCTCGCTGCTCAACATCGAGGGCGGCATCGGCACCGGCGTCGACAACGGATCCTGGATCTCGACCTCGTATTTGATCGGCGAGATCATCGTCATTCCGCTGACCGACTACCTGTCGCGGGTGTTCTCGTTCCGCAACATCATGCTGAGCTTCGCGACACTGTTTGCGGTGTTCTCGGTCGCCTGTGCCTTCACCCACGATCTGCCCTCGATGATCGCGATGCGCGGCTTCCAGGGCTTCTTCGGCGGCGTCCTGATCCCAATGGCCTTCACGCTCGTCTTCACCAAGCTGCCGAAGGCCCAGCAGCCGATTGGCCTGGCAATGTTCTCGCTCGCTGTTACCTTTGCGCCCGCGATCGGCCCGACCATCGGCGGCTATCTCACCGAGAACTTCGGCTGGCAGACCATCTTCTTCGTCAACGTCGTGCCCACCGCGGTCATGGTCATCACGCTGTTCTTCACCCTGGAGCGCCAGCCGCTGCAGCTCGGACTGCTGCACGAAGGCGACTGGTTCGGCATTGCCACCATGGCGGTCGGCCTCGCATCGCTGCAGGCCGTGCTGGAAGAGGGCAACAAGGACGACTGGTTCGGCTCGCCCTTCATCGTCCGGCTAGCCATCATCGCTGCGGTCAGCCTGTCGCTGTTCGTCTACAACGAGCTCGTGGTGGAGAAGCCGCTCCTGCGCCTGAGGCTACTAACGCAGTGGAATTTCGGCGTCGGCACGATCGCAGCGGTGTTCCTCGGCTTTGCGCTGTTCGGCTCGGTCTATCTCTTGCCCGGCTATCTCGGCCAGGTGCAGGGCTACAATGCCGAGCAGATCGGCAACGTGCTGGCCTGGACCGGCCTGCCGCAGCTCCTGCTGATCCCGCTGGTACCGAAGCTGATGCAGCGGTTCGACACACGCTACATCGCGACCGTCGGCCTGCTTCTATTCGCCGCGAGCTCGTTCATGAACATCATGATGTCGCTCGATTATGCCGGCGACCAGTTCTTTGCTCCCAATGTCGTGCGCGCCGTCGGCCAGGCGCTGACGCTGGCGCCGCTCTCGGCGCTCAGCCTCGGCAGCGTCGCACCGCAGGATGCGGCCGCCGCCTCCGGCATCTCCAACATGATGCGCAACCTCGGCGGCGCCATCGGCACCGCCGTGCTCGCAACCATCGTCACCAAGCGCGAGCAGTTCCACTCCAACATCATCGGCCAGTCGGTCACGCTCGGCCGCGAGGAAGTCCGCAGTCGCATCGCGCAGCTCACCAACTACTTCATCGCGCATGGCGTGCCCGACCCCAACGCCGCGCGCGAGCAGGCGATCGTCGCGCTCGGCAAGACCGTCAAGCGCCAGGCGCTGGTGATGGGCTTTTCCGACACTTTTGCGGTGATCGGCGTGGTGCTGGTGCTGGCCGCGATCGCCGTGCTGCTGACGCGGCGCGTGAAGGCAGCCGGCGGGCCGGCGCACTAG
- a CDS encoding HlyD family secretion protein codes for MTVHTSLSKSEAAVLPTTAPEGVLPAPASSAVRQKLNLRKLLLAGVAAVALVGASWYGYDYWTVGRFLVSTDDAYVKADNTTIAPKVSGYLDRVLVGDNEHVKAGQVLARIDDRDFTVALDQARADVAAANATVASKQAQLEVQQAVIAAAKATIDVDTAAKTFASQENKRYTDLAATGYGSLQNAQQAQARDAGADAAIQRDNANLTSALRQVDLLKAEIVQAKAAATRAAALQHQTELNLGYTTIVSPIDGVVGNRSLRVGQYVQAGTQLMAIVPAEGAYVVANFKETQLTNVRAGQTVEIEVDTFPGQIVHGHVDSIAPASGQEFALLPPDNATGNFTKVVQRIPVKIALDAETVPAIALRPGMSVIPSIATRSVPTAQAAATPETNIKAKIKAKRVSGGSCHVKQPLNLDASTRSTGRDV; via the coding sequence ATGACCGTCCACACCAGCCTGTCCAAGTCCGAAGCCGCTGTCCTTCCAACGACTGCACCCGAGGGCGTCTTGCCCGCTCCGGCATCCTCCGCCGTTCGCCAAAAGCTGAACCTTCGCAAGCTGTTGTTGGCGGGGGTGGCGGCTGTCGCGTTGGTGGGAGCGAGTTGGTACGGCTACGACTACTGGACGGTCGGCCGCTTCCTGGTCTCCACCGATGACGCCTATGTGAAGGCCGACAACACCACGATCGCGCCGAAGGTCAGCGGCTATCTCGACCGCGTCCTGGTCGGCGATAACGAGCATGTGAAAGCCGGCCAGGTGCTGGCGCGGATCGACGACCGCGACTTCACCGTCGCGCTCGACCAGGCCCGGGCCGATGTCGCCGCTGCGAACGCGACGGTGGCGAGCAAGCAGGCCCAGCTCGAGGTCCAGCAGGCCGTGATCGCGGCGGCGAAGGCGACGATCGACGTCGACACCGCTGCGAAGACATTCGCGAGCCAGGAGAACAAGCGTTATACCGACCTTGCCGCGACCGGCTATGGCAGTTTGCAGAATGCGCAGCAGGCGCAGGCGCGCGACGCTGGCGCGGACGCCGCGATCCAGCGCGACAACGCCAATCTCACCTCCGCCCTCAGGCAAGTCGACCTGTTGAAGGCCGAGATCGTGCAGGCCAAAGCCGCGGCTACGCGCGCAGCGGCGCTTCAGCATCAGACCGAGCTCAACCTCGGCTACACCACGATCGTCTCGCCGATCGACGGCGTCGTCGGCAATCGCAGCTTGCGCGTCGGTCAGTATGTACAGGCCGGAACGCAGTTGATGGCGATCGTGCCGGCCGAAGGCGCCTATGTGGTCGCCAACTTCAAGGAGACCCAGCTCACCAACGTGCGCGCCGGCCAGACGGTCGAGATCGAGGTGGACACGTTCCCCGGTCAGATCGTGCACGGTCACGTCGATTCCATCGCACCGGCCAGCGGCCAGGAGTTCGCGCTGCTGCCCCCGGACAACGCCACCGGCAATTTCACCAAGGTGGTGCAGCGCATTCCCGTCAAGATCGCGCTGGATGCCGAGACCGTACCCGCGATCGCGCTGCGGCCCGGCATGTCCGTGATTCCGTCGATCGCGACGCGCTCAGTGCCGACCGCGCAAGCGGCCGCGACGCCCGAGACAAATATCAAGGCAAAGATCAAGGCCAAGCGAGTTTCCGGAGGGTCGTGCCATGTCAAACAGCCTCTCAATCTCGACGCCAGCACCCGCAGCACCGGCCGCGACGTCTGA
- a CDS encoding MarR family winged helix-turn-helix transcriptional regulator translates to MSAARHHRLVYLLSVAQRRLQRWLASQPESEVTPAQAGLLFILGKQDGVLMGEAGAALDLGPAGISGLVDRTAAAELVERRADREDGRAWRVWLTPKGRTALAQAKAAAAEVNAALTQGFTSAEIDVVARWLTSIQDKFPRDRGIRGANE, encoded by the coding sequence TTGAGCGCGGCAAGACATCACCGGCTGGTCTACCTGCTGAGCGTCGCGCAGCGGCGACTGCAGCGCTGGCTGGCGTCGCAGCCCGAGAGCGAGGTCACGCCGGCGCAGGCCGGGCTGTTGTTCATCCTCGGCAAGCAGGACGGCGTCCTGATGGGCGAGGCGGGGGCGGCGCTCGATCTCGGACCGGCCGGCATTTCCGGTCTCGTCGACCGCACGGCGGCGGCCGAGCTGGTCGAGCGGCGGGCCGATCGCGAGGATGGACGGGCCTGGCGCGTCTGGCTGACGCCGAAGGGCCGCACTGCGCTCGCGCAGGCAAAGGCCGCCGCGGCCGAAGTCAATGCGGCGCTGACGCAAGGATTCACCAGCGCGGAGATCGATGTCGTCGCGCGCTGGCTGACGAGCATTCAGGACAAATTCCCAAGAGATCGAGGAATAAGAGGAGCAAACGAATGA
- a CDS encoding tannase/feruloyl esterase family alpha/beta hydrolase gives MARMSARLCALLAGAMVVLGANAASAATLPEDADTVCKILAGGGDAVKIDAATLQAPSQLAVAERGPTPSGRVTPANPAFCKVLGHIDPTDPKAPPIKFQVNLPVEWNGRSVQYGGGGFNGVLITGLALPPAYPFDRPSPLARGFVTYGTDSGHESKPGEPPQLFALNDEAFENFAHRAYKKVRDAAVALMERAYGKKPEKMYFMGSSEGGREGLTMAQRYPDDFDGIFSRVPVINWVGLQHAGTRSGLVTMGPGWISPAQVKLVGDAVRRTCDKADGSDDALVQDPVACRAAFKAETLRCASGQAGDQCLTDAQIKAIDTLHATYKFPFALANGLDDYPGWGVSGEDTPAAGPTGGWIAWWLGTAPPAQPPAPNNGIAWIYGAGGIQYVFARDPKLDVTTYKVEEHKARLLEVSNLMDSTNPDLGRFRARGGRLIMLEHMADYAQSPYAGIRYFESVERKLGKAETAEFARLYTAPGVDHVGSGAPANVDMLSVLVDWVEKGKAPGDLEVTEQKVEAPSFAVLRALPLCRWPAWPHYKSGPMTEASSFTCAP, from the coding sequence ATGGCTCGAATGAGTGCGAGACTGTGTGCATTGCTTGCGGGCGCGATGGTTGTTCTGGGCGCGAACGCTGCATCCGCCGCGACATTGCCGGAGGATGCCGACACGGTCTGCAAGATCCTCGCCGGAGGCGGCGACGCGGTGAAGATCGATGCCGCAACGTTGCAGGCGCCCTCGCAGCTCGCGGTCGCGGAGCGCGGGCCGACCCCCTCGGGGCGCGTCACGCCGGCCAATCCCGCCTTCTGCAAGGTGCTCGGGCACATTGACCCGACCGATCCGAAGGCGCCACCGATCAAATTCCAGGTCAATCTCCCGGTCGAATGGAACGGCCGCTCCGTGCAGTATGGTGGCGGCGGCTTTAACGGCGTGCTGATCACGGGCCTCGCGCTGCCGCCGGCCTATCCCTTCGATAGGCCGTCGCCGCTTGCGCGCGGCTTCGTCACCTACGGCACCGACTCCGGCCATGAATCCAAGCCCGGTGAGCCGCCGCAGCTCTTCGCGCTCAACGACGAAGCCTTTGAGAACTTTGCGCACCGTGCGTACAAGAAAGTGCGCGACGCCGCCGTGGCGCTGATGGAGCGCGCCTACGGCAAGAAACCTGAAAAGATGTACTTCATGGGCTCGTCCGAAGGCGGCCGCGAAGGCCTCACCATGGCGCAGCGCTATCCGGACGATTTCGACGGCATTTTCTCGCGTGTGCCCGTGATCAACTGGGTCGGTCTGCAGCACGCAGGCACGCGCTCGGGCCTCGTGACCATGGGCCCGGGCTGGATCAGTCCGGCGCAGGTGAAGCTCGTGGGCGATGCTGTACGGAGGACTTGCGATAAGGCCGACGGCTCCGATGATGCACTGGTTCAGGATCCCGTCGCCTGCAGGGCAGCGTTCAAGGCGGAGACGCTCCGTTGCGCCAGCGGCCAGGCCGGCGACCAGTGCCTGACCGACGCGCAAATCAAGGCCATCGACACGCTGCACGCGACCTACAAATTCCCGTTCGCGCTCGCCAACGGGCTCGACGATTATCCGGGCTGGGGCGTCTCGGGCGAGGACACGCCGGCGGCCGGCCCGACCGGCGGCTGGATCGCGTGGTGGCTCGGCACGGCGCCGCCGGCACAGCCGCCTGCGCCGAACAACGGCATCGCCTGGATCTACGGCGCCGGCGGCATTCAATACGTGTTCGCGCGCGATCCCAAGCTGGACGTCACCACCTACAAGGTCGAGGAGCACAAGGCGCGGCTGCTCGAGGTCTCGAACCTCATGGATTCGACCAATCCCGATCTCGGCCGTTTCCGCGCCCGCGGCGGCCGGCTGATCATGCTCGAGCACATGGCCGATTATGCGCAGAGCCCTTATGCCGGGATCCGCTATTTCGAGAGCGTCGAGCGCAAGCTCGGCAAGGCCGAGACCGCGGAGTTCGCGCGGCTCTACACAGCTCCGGGCGTCGACCATGTCGGCTCCGGCGCGCCGGCCAATGTCGACATGCTGAGCGTGCTGGTCGACTGGGTCGAGAAGGGCAAGGCGCCCGGCGACTTGGAGGTCACCGAGCAGAAGGTCGAGGCGCCGTCATTCGCCGTGCTGCGCGCGCTGCCGCTGTGCCGCTGGCCGGCCTGGCCGCACTACAAGAGCGGCCCGATGACGGAGGCGTCGAGCTTCACCTGCGCACCGTGA